TGGGCAAGCAATGAGAAAACTTAGATTCAGAGGTACAAAGTTCAACGCGCCtcgtttaaaaaaaatgtttttttaaatttatttaaccATGTTCAATTGACTTCAGCTTCAACTTCTGGAAAATCCACACTATCACATAATACTCACTGTTCCTGTCAatcccagactcacctcccagaTCAGGCCATCTAAACACTACCTTTGCTGGGTTCGAATTGGAACATAGCACCTTATCGTTATTTTACTGCTGCTCTTGCTTCTATTTGTTAGACGGGGAGGGTGTCGAATTTGAATTACATGTGTTAACCTGTGTGCGATTTCCATCTGGACGTGTTACATTGGTATTTTACCAATTTTCCCACATCACACTGAGAATTTTCGTACAAGTGCATATTTGTTCTGATTATAATCTAACAAAATTACACTTACATTTATTTGAATGAAAAAGCGGTAAATAACCATAATAGGTTTAAATAGTCTGCAATTATACAGGACTCTgcctggagtttgcatgttctcccagtgGTCGCGTGCGTTcttcccctaccccccccccccccccccccaatccaccAAGTACGCTGCATTCCTCTCAGATTAGCCAAACTAAATGTTCATGGTGTGTAGGTGAAAGTTGACGGGAAAATTGCGCGGAAATAAAATGAGATCAGTGCAATTGACTGGGTGCTGGGTCGAAGAGCCGTCCCCGTGCATTATGACCATGTATCTACAATTATTCTATCAGCAGATCCTATTCCATCAAACAGACCTGCAAAAGTAAATTAAGCGAACGTCTGAGAGATACCCGCTGAAATTTGTCCTCAGTCAACATCTGCTAAAATTCTTTGCATCAAAGATTTGTGTTTCACATTAAGCAAAGAACAACTTCGGAGGTCTAAATATTGATCCACAGCACAATTTTATGTTATGTATTGAATGCATTCGTTTACCCTCTAGCGAAATTCTAAAAATAGCAAAATATTTTCCCGTCAGTTTTCTGAACTCAGAAAATGAAAATGTCGCATTTGTTCATGATTTTTGCCAAAATGCTTTGCTGCCAATCAACTATTTTGATGCGCCTTTACTGTGGTAAAGGATGTGGTGAGTCTGATAAGACGAAGACTTTTTTAACTGATTCGGAGAGATTTTCGCATTCAAACTTCAGAATTTATACTTCAACAGGGCAGAGAGGTGGACGAACTGCGTCCACACATGGCCCATCCTGTGGAGTTGGGAcgctgtcattatttttgaatgATCAAAGGAAAGTTAATGATTTTTTCGGCAGAGGCGAAACAAGAATTCTGCTGGTGGAAATACAAAGTAGGAAAAAAGAACAGAAAGCACTGGAAATACTCTGCAGACCAGGTCGAACACAAGGGAAGAACACAGAAGAAAGTTCTTCGAAacctgcctgttctgtttttaatcttttaaaaatttacagcatgttcttttttttttaattttgaaatcTTCAGCGAGTCCAAGGAATTTTCAGAATGGTATTTTCGACTAGAAAGTGGTTATACCAATGTTTGTGAGGTTCGTGCGGTACAAGGCTTCAAAAAATGGTCTTACATTTTCCCCACGGATATGATCCGAGCTGAGATTTCTCATCCTCCTGTCCGACCCACAGGAAAGTACACAGTGTAGAAACATATCAGAATTTGAATATGCTGCCAGGACCAGCCGTTTGCGTCCCATAACGTGCACGGCGGGAGACTTCGCAAACGAATTACACCGACGTTCGTTGCCCAGGCAACGTCCATCTTGACCTTGCAACTGGAGACACAAGGGACAGCAAAAGCTGAAATTTGgagcaaaaacaaaataaagtgcTGGAGTAAACTTCAGGTCTCGTAACCTGATTCGGGTCACGACCCAAAAGGCTGACCAtttctttccttccacagatgccgcTTACCTAgcggagttcttccagcagtttgttttatgATCTTCCAATTGTCTGCCATTATACCATAAAGGGAATTTAACTCTCAAAAGAGTGACCTATATGAGTGAACGTCATACTCTCccgaatctcccttactctccaTTAGTAGACTGATTATCTAAAGATAAAAACATAAGAGTATTCATAGAAGAATCCcttaacatttcaaatgttgtcGGGCGCCTACTCATTCTTTCTCCATTCCTCACACGCACATCATTGTGGAGAAGAAATATATTGGTATGACTCAAGGAATGGCTGGATAACAAGTAAACAGACAGGGAACATTGAAAGGGTGTTTTCTGGTTGACAAGATGTAACGGCTGACATACCATAAGGATAGATCTGTGACCTCAACTTTTTGGAATTTATATAAGCAAGAAACGGAGGAAGTATGATTTGCTTAAGAGATATACGTTGAAAAGTAAGGAAATACACAGATCCTGTAATAAGATATAGAATAAATGATTGAGCAAAGAGCTGAGTGATGTAGGGAAATGTGCAGTTGCCCACTTTAGCAGGGAAAAAATGTAAAATATCAAAATGACGAGAGATTCCAGGAGCTCTTGGTTTCTCTTGAATAGTTTGGAGAAAGCTAGTATGCAGGTACTGTACAGTAGTTAGAAAGCAAACAGGGATTTATTTACtcacacaagagattttgcagatgttggagatccagagaaacacacacaaaatgctccagaaattctgcagatcaggcagcatctatggaaataaaaaaaacttcaggccgagacccttcagcagaaaagTTATTTATTGCTAGCAGAATTGAACCCAAAAGTCGGGTGCTTATGCTTCAGTCGTGCAGAGTATTGTTAAGACCACAGCTAGAGTACCGTGTTCTGAAACAAAAAGAGAAAGCAGCATTTGTAGTTGGGAACGCGGCATTCGGACTGCAGACAGCCGTGATCTTATCACGTGGCGAAGCAGCGCCCTTGAACGGAGTGGCCTAATACGTACGTTTatctatatttaaagcaaagtgtAAACTAGATAtgatatccattgattttaaatgTTGTGCAAATAAATGTCAGCAATGCAACAAAACCAGGACTGGTTTGGGTTTGGGCGTCCCTGGTTTGGGACGCAGGCTATAGTTGGCAATGCTTTAGCTTTCTAACTACAAATAAAGAACATGTTCCGGGTTTACATAGTATGCAATTGACAGTGAGGAATTGGGAAAAGACTTCTTCTGATTGCTTATCTCACGCATTCCCATTTTAGGTGAAGTTTTCGGTTTCAGAGTACAATCTAAAAGTTCCTTTTAAGTTCTGCTTAAATAAGTAATGTCTTAACACTGACTCCAGCCTCTACTTTGACACCAACCACCGCCGACTCCAGCCTCTACTTTGACACCAACCACCGCCGACTCCATCCTTGTGTATTAGCACAATTCTATACCAGCATCGCCTTTCATTGCTGTCTTTGTTGCCTTTGGTAGATTGCAGAATCTTGAACGGTGTTTCTTGCTTGCATCGAAGAATAAACAAAGATGAAGAGAAATACATAAACAATTGATTAGCCTGGGGATAGGGGTTGTAGTTCGAGACTTGTTTATAGTTCCGCTGGAATACAGCGCGTTACGCGAGAAGTTGGACGTTTAAGTGACTAACTGTTGAAATTATCGACCGCGGGAAAGTTTAGCGCGTCGCGTTCACCAGCACTGCAGCAAGTCTGCTCGAGGATCACACGCCATACTCAGCCACAGAATCTCTCCTAGTATCTTAATCTATCTTTCTCGCGTGTGACAGGTGTGCCTGCATGTTGTGTTCTGGCTTCAGTTTTACAGCCGCCAGttttcttttacccccattcggATTCAATTCCTTTTCTCCTCTGAACTGAAAGAGAATTTGCATAAATGGACCTCTATTTATAACACTATATTGGAATTGTTAGCAAACGATAAAATAGATTATATCACTCCTCCAATTAAAAACACATTATTTACATAAAAGCACTTGAAAAAAGTGTATAACCTCATCAGTGGAGCGCACAATGATTTGCTAACGGTCTGTTGTAGCACTGTTTAAATTGATGTTTCCGATAATGAATTCGCGCATCGCTAACGAATACCACATTACTGAACAGACAATGGACTGAAACTCCTagcctagaacacagaacaccttTGAACAAAAAGGGAATCCAGACACTCTGATCAAAATATTTCATTTCTCACTCTATCTGAATGTGTGTTCTATCCCAACTTTGCCTCAGCGGAATTTTCCCACCATATCGACTTTTTTTTTAAGCTTGCAATTGGATTGTGCCTTTTATGACCACGGAATAAGCCAAGTGTGCGGAATTTTTGGAGTGTTGTCGCTCTTGTCAGCAAGTGATAATTTGTAAATATGTCTAGATCATTTCTAAATTTATTTAAGATTGTAAAAACGAAATCTCCATACCGGTAACATATCAAAACTTAAGTATATTTTATGTCTGACAAcggtttctgtttttttaaagtgCGAAATATGGTGAATGCAGTCTGTTGCGGGCTTTTATGAACAAGTGTTTATCCAACTGAGGCGTCTCTAAACCGAGagatgattcaagattgtttaatatcattttctgtacacaagtgtaaggagaacgaAATGATTGTTACACCGGATACAATATAGCACAAATAACTCAACAATAACAATCAAAACACAATAAAATATAAGTATATATAAGTTTATGTGTTGATTTTATATCCATAAATTGACGCTAGGGTGTTAATAAGATTTCTgacgggaaataataaagtagtggtggagttagtgggtggaggtgttaatcagccttactgcttgggggaaagtaattgttttttaGTCTGGTGATCCTGGCGTGGGTGCTACGTAGCCTCGTCTCTGATGGGGGTGGCGGGGTGGGGGAAGCGGTGGGACAGTCCGTGATCAGGGTTGCGGAATCTTTCATGATGCTACTAGCCCTTTTCCAGCGCCTTACTGAATTTTCCGAATTCCTCACTGAAACTGAATTATTGACCGATATATTTCCCCCCTGTAGGAACTGCCAGGATTTAAATCACTTAGCCTCTCGGGGAGGCGATTGCATTAGCTGCTGGCGGGCTTTGAAAGCTCCCGTGCGAAGAGTTGTGCCGCCCTTTCACTCAGAGCTGTTCCTATGACTGGTTCGCCACCTTGTTCCAATGATCTTCGCTGATGTCAGTCAGGCACCCAGCAGCTTGCGGCACTCTCCTGATTTGACGGGAACCGCTGAGCAGAAATAAGAGATAGCGAATAAGGTGTTCCTTCATCTCTTAAGTAGGCGGGCGAGAGTCGGATTTCCAGTGACGATCAAAACGGAACGCCAGCCCACTAACCAAACACAAATAAAAACTTCATTGCCGATTACTACCAGTGAATTATTGACTTTTATCTCCTCATCTCCAGAAGGGATCATGAGCAAGATCTTTGGAGGGTTGTTGGCACAACACATTTTAATGGTCAAAGACCGGTAGGAATGGTCACCGGCTCTGCCACCAACTTGCTGCATGCTGGTCGTATCTGTATTCCCGTCCAAATCTGTCTCAAAGAGAAAAAGGGGCGTCCACGAAAtaatacacagcataaaaagagcAAGTAGATCCTTAGTAATACAAACAAATATGGACAACATTTACTCCCATCGTTATCGTGCTGATAAGATACTGGGAGCAACTTCTACTGGCAGAGAGAGCCTACATACCGGAGACGGTATGATCAGCACGTCTAAACCCCTGGCTTTCTCCATCGAGCGAATTATGGCCAGAACTCCAGAACCAAAGTGTGCCCCCTACCCGAACCTACTGCAAGGAGCGGTGGCCAAGGGCGAACCAAAGCACGTGTTCCACCTGAATTCTTCGGTACCTTGCATGATCCCACTTTTGTCCTTGGCTTATGAAAACAGCTCGAAGGGTGGCCTGCCCGGCGCCGAGCACCGCAAAAGCCACCTGGAGACTTCCTACGACTGCAGACACGACTTGGTCAACTGCAGCTTGTCGTCCAAAGCGGACGGGGCCAGCCTCTCGCCGCCGCTGGAGCAGTACAGACTCATTCGGCCACGCGTGGTCAACCAATCGTCCTTTCATGCAATGGGAGCTCTGTGTTACCTGAACTGCGGCGACGGGCCATGCCCTCCTCCAGCCGCCGCCACCATCTTCAACGTGCACCCGATGGCTTCCTATCTGCTGGGCTCCCCCCTCGGCGTGCTCGGCGATAAGAACAAACTGGGGCTGTCCTCGATGGAGAGGTATCCGACGGCTTTCAAAGACCTCACTTCGTCCCAACTCCAGCACTGCGTGAAGGAGAACGCGCACTTTCTGTCGGAAAAACTGGCCCTGAAGAATTCGTCCAAACTTAACAGCAGCTCCGCAAACAGCAGACCCAAAGTTTTCACCTGCGAAGTGTGTGGAAAGGTAAGTGGCTCGCTCTCTTCCGCTCTCCGTCTCCTGCTTAATCGCATGCCGTCAAAAGCGACCAATTTCAGCGAATCTAATTCTGTTGCCCCGCACCTTTTGTGTTTTTAAAGGTTTTTAACGCACATTATAACTTAACCCGTCACATGCCGGTTCATACGGGAGCCAGACCATTCGTTTGCAAAGTCTGTGGCAAAGGCTTCCGTCAAGCCAGCACCCTGTGCCGACACAAGATCATTCACACCCAGGTACGTTGGCCCCCTTACTCCGTTTGAACGCCTTTGTAAACTCACCAGTTCACGTGCCGGCCTTAACATGTGGGAGCGCATCTGTACAGATGCACGGTCCTTTAGCTAAGTTCTTTAGTCGCGTAGCCTGTAATCAGGTTTGATAACGTTACAGGACACTTTAACCATTTTGAGTGATCCGGCAAAGCCGAATCAAGAGGAGCCCACGATATGAAACTGACGTGATTTAGTTCACATTGTATAATGTGAGATGGCCATCAGTTGATTATAACATTGCTGGAGAACTCTGGCTTTCAGCTAGTTTTACAATGGTTAAAATATGAAACAGCTGCAAAGTAAACATTAAATGATCTGAGTTTCGGCAGAATTGAAACAGGCACCCATCTCCGACCTTTCGGTCCAAGAACGCCCTTTTTTTCCTCCcgctctgtaacctctgaccgcCTGCCGCTAGCATTCAAAGCAGCGTGAAGCGATGCGGGACACGTCCCGACATTTACTCGGTAACGTGCGAAACTAGCCGAAACCATGCAACTAACATGTCTGGAGTACCCGGCGGGGCATTTTACACCAATGAAACTTCAATGACGATGCCCTACATTGTTTTTATAGTCCGTTTTGTTGGTCTGCTGGAAAATATCAACATGCGCGGGATTTGTTTGAGGGCAGATGTGAGCATTGATTTTATCGTTCGGGCGCTCAAAGTGTCGAACCGAACTACTGTTCTCTGCAGCTAAACCCTGAACATATTTACTGATGTTACGTTTGCATCACTTGGCAGGAAAAACCTCACAAGTGCAACCAGTGCGGCAAAGCGTTCAACAGAAGTTCCACACTCAATACTCACACCAGAATCCACGCCGGCTACAAACCCTTTGTTTGCGagttctgtgggaagggatttcacCAAAAAGGTAATAACACTGGTGGGAGAATATCAAAACATCCGCGCCATAAATGAACAAGAGGCACTTGAGAGCAGCATATATACTGCATGTATTCCGTTAGTTAGCC
This DNA window, taken from Hypanus sabinus isolate sHypSab1 chromosome 8, sHypSab1.hap1, whole genome shotgun sequence, encodes the following:
- the fezf1 gene encoding fez family zinc finger protein 1 isoform X2, with translation MISTSKPLAFSIERIMARTPEPKCAPYPNLLQGAVAKGEPKHVFHLNSSVPCMIPLLSLAYENSSKGGLPGAEHRKSHLETSYDCRHDLVNCSLSSKADGASLSPPLEQYRLPLGVLGDKNKLGLSSMERYPTAFKDLTSSQLQHCVKENAHFLSEKLALKNSSKLNSSSANSRPKVFTCEVCGKVFNAHYNLTRHMPVHTGARPFVCKVCGKGFRQASTLCRHKIIHTQEKPHKCNQCGKAFNRSSTLNTHTRIHAGYKPFVCEFCGKGFHQKGNYKNHKLTHSGEKQFKCSICNKAFHQIYNLTFHMHTHNDKKPFTCSTCGKGFCRNFDLKKHVRKLHDNGPGSRSSTADFTLDEQPRK
- the fezf1 gene encoding fez family zinc finger protein 1 isoform X1, whose product is MLVVSVFPSKSVSKRKRGVHEIIHSIKRASRSLVIQTNMDNIYSHRYRADKILGATSTGRESLHTGDGMISTSKPLAFSIERIMARTPEPKCAPYPNLLQGAVAKGEPKHVFHLNSSVPCMIPLLSLAYENSSKGGLPGAEHRKSHLETSYDCRHDLVNCSLSSKADGASLSPPLEQYRLIRPRVVNQSSFHAMGALCYLNCGDGPCPPPAAATIFNVHPMASYLLGSPLGVLGDKNKLGLSSMERYPTAFKDLTSSQLQHCVKENAHFLSEKLALKNSSKLNSSSANSRPKVFTCEVCGKVFNAHYNLTRHMPVHTGARPFVCKVCGKGFRQASTLCRHKIIHTQEKPHKCNQCGKAFNRSSTLNTHTRIHAGYKPFVCEFCGKGFHQKGNYKNHKLTHSGEKQFKCSICNKAFHQIYNLTFHMHTHNDKKPFTCSTCGKGFCRNFDLKKHVRKLHDNGPGSRSSTADFTLDEQPRK